A stretch of the Gemmatimonadota bacterium genome encodes the following:
- a CDS encoding M14 family zinc carboxypeptidase yields the protein MTHVRLRSFASALLCALALATPAAAQKSTAKPLPNFEQMFGFKPGADRTLPSWKQVTEYFTALSKVSPRVQLRTLGKTVLGRPFLVAFIADSSALANLEHYRTIQRKLMDPRVRTASDVREKLIAEGKNVILVTCSIHSTEVGGWSTALVLADRLARASDAEAKMILANTIIMLVPSQNPDGVDIVGDWYRATLNTAAEGTNPPELYHHYTGHDNNRDWYAFTQPETRYTVDSLYTPWDPEIVNDVHQQGGNAGRIFVPPYMDPVEPNIDPILTSSTNALGLQMTWSLIQSGKTGVANNASYDQWSPARQYSLVHRGARILTETASARLATAVDVPFDRLGTGRGYDAREVSWNFPALWPGGKWGYPDIVDYQVSASWALFVHAARDRRAWLESYATMGDRALGKMPAWGKDPWPTAFIIPKSQSSASSLQRMIWTLQHGQVEVRETTAPASVDGKTYPAGSYAVLVKQPFGGYAKSLLERQKYPNLFEYPGGPPKRPYDVTAHTLPLLFGVEVATVMGAAPTTGKVVAEVKEPTFTAPSLSGVSSKRIGIYKSFAESMDEGWTRYVFDTYRVPFTSLHDNDVRAGNLIAKYDVIIMPAQSAGSIMRGVGSAYPDSLKGGLGEAGGSALTAFVEAGGTLLAFNEASDYAIETMKLPVKNALAGVRNTEFYAPGSIFAVEVDRTNPVAKTFNAPTPSVWFENSPAFDITDPSQAVAVAKYAATGNSLLSGWLLGASKLNGKAALVDVSKGKGHVMLFGFRPQYRGQTESTLPLIWGAILRGTDNSVKP from the coding sequence ATGACACACGTCCGACTCCGCTCCTTTGCCTCCGCACTCTTGTGCGCGCTCGCCCTCGCAACGCCAGCCGCCGCTCAAAAATCAACCGCTAAACCGCTCCCCAATTTTGAGCAGATGTTCGGCTTCAAGCCGGGCGCGGACCGTACGCTGCCGAGTTGGAAGCAAGTCACCGAGTACTTCACCGCGCTCAGCAAAGTGAGCCCGCGCGTGCAGCTGCGCACGCTCGGCAAAACCGTCCTTGGTCGTCCGTTTCTCGTGGCGTTCATTGCCGATTCGAGCGCGCTCGCGAATCTCGAGCACTATCGCACGATTCAGCGCAAACTGATGGACCCGCGCGTGCGTACGGCGAGTGACGTACGGGAGAAGCTCATTGCCGAAGGCAAGAATGTCATCCTCGTGACCTGCTCCATTCACTCCACCGAAGTTGGCGGATGGAGCACGGCGCTGGTGCTAGCCGATCGACTGGCGCGAGCGAGCGACGCCGAGGCGAAGATGATTTTGGCCAACACGATCATTATGCTCGTGCCCAGTCAGAATCCCGACGGCGTGGACATTGTGGGCGACTGGTATCGCGCCACACTCAACACGGCGGCCGAAGGTACTAACCCGCCGGAGCTCTATCACCACTACACGGGGCACGACAACAATCGCGATTGGTATGCGTTCACGCAGCCCGAAACGCGCTACACGGTGGACTCGCTCTACACGCCGTGGGACCCGGAAATCGTGAATGACGTGCACCAACAGGGCGGCAACGCGGGGCGCATCTTTGTGCCGCCGTACATGGACCCGGTGGAGCCGAACATCGATCCGATTCTCACGTCGAGCACGAATGCCTTGGGCCTTCAGATGACGTGGAGCCTGATTCAGAGCGGCAAGACCGGCGTCGCGAACAATGCGAGCTACGACCAGTGGAGTCCGGCGCGTCAGTATTCGCTCGTGCACCGCGGGGCGCGCATTCTCACCGAAACCGCCAGTGCGCGACTGGCGACGGCCGTTGACGTACCGTTCGACCGGCTCGGCACCGGCCGAGGCTACGATGCGCGTGAGGTCAGTTGGAACTTCCCGGCGCTCTGGCCAGGCGGGAAGTGGGGGTATCCGGATATTGTGGACTATCAAGTTTCCGCATCGTGGGCGCTGTTTGTGCACGCCGCACGCGACCGCCGAGCTTGGCTCGAGTCGTACGCCACGATGGGCGACCGCGCGCTCGGCAAGATGCCGGCGTGGGGAAAAGACCCGTGGCCGACGGCGTTCATTATTCCTAAGTCGCAGAGCAGCGCCAGTTCGCTGCAGCGGATGATCTGGACACTCCAGCACGGTCAGGTAGAAGTACGCGAAACGACTGCGCCGGCGTCCGTTGATGGAAAGACGTATCCCGCCGGGAGCTACGCGGTGCTCGTGAAGCAGCCCTTTGGTGGCTATGCCAAGTCGCTGCTCGAACGACAGAAGTATCCGAACCTCTTTGAGTATCCTGGCGGGCCGCCCAAGCGGCCGTATGACGTGACGGCGCACACGCTGCCGCTGCTGTTCGGTGTGGAGGTGGCCACGGTGATGGGCGCCGCGCCCACAACGGGGAAGGTGGTCGCCGAGGTGAAGGAGCCGACGTTTACGGCGCCTTCGCTCTCGGGAGTGAGCAGTAAGCGTATCGGCATCTATAAGAGCTTTGCCGAGTCGATGGATGAAGGGTGGACGCGCTATGTGTTTGATACCTATCGCGTGCCCTTTACTTCCTTGCATGACAATGACGTACGGGCCGGCAATCTCATTGCGAAATACGACGTGATCATCATGCCAGCGCAGTCGGCTGGTTCGATTATGCGTGGCGTGGGGAGTGCCTATCCGGATTCGCTAAAGGGCGGGCTTGGCGAGGCTGGCGGCTCGGCGCTGACGGCTTTCGTTGAGGCTGGCGGCACGCTACTCGCATTCAATGAGGCGTCGGATTACGCTATCGAAACGATGAAGCTGCCGGTGAAGAACGCGCTCGCCGGTGTGCGCAACACGGAGTTCTACGCGCCGGGTTCGATCTTCGCGGTCGAAGTGGATCGTACGAACCCGGTGGCGAAGACGTTCAATGCCCCGACGCCGTCTGTTTGGTTTGAAAACAGTCCCGCCTTTGATATTACGGATCCTTCGCAGGCGGTCGCAGTCGCGAAGTACGCCGCCACGGGGAACTCGCTGCTTTCCGGTTGGTTGTTGGGTGCGTCCAAACTGAACGGCAAAGCAGCGCTCGTGGACGTCTCAAAGGGGAAGGGGCATGTGATGCTGTTTGGTTTCCGTCCGCAGTATCGAGGGCAGACCGAATCGACACTGCCGCTGATCTGGGGCGCGATCTTGCGGGGCACAGACAACTCAGTCAAGCCATAG
- a CDS encoding peptidoglycan DD-metalloendopeptidase family protein: protein MRIALAPVGFLLATLGIACSGGGSSLSPSSPTTSKPDETQPVLSVPNVATDQAITFFIFGAKLPSNLQNPTYEIETADATPLVSASSPGKVIDIYPSSNGVDKTIVTKPSDASIWSIIYDHVSNPRVIVGQAVTPGTVLGTVGVLTFNNRGRTELQINRDQTPKFAYCPQTFGTTAFNSAYTTAAQRINGNGTVCTASTVTP from the coding sequence ATGCGCATCGCTCTTGCTCCGGTAGGATTTCTGCTCGCCACTCTCGGCATTGCGTGTAGCGGCGGCGGCTCCTCGTTATCGCCGAGCAGCCCGACGACGTCGAAACCTGACGAAACGCAACCGGTGTTGTCGGTGCCAAACGTCGCGACGGACCAGGCCATTACGTTCTTTATATTCGGCGCAAAGCTCCCGTCGAATCTTCAAAACCCCACGTACGAGATTGAAACCGCGGACGCGACGCCCCTTGTGTCGGCATCGTCGCCTGGCAAGGTGATCGACATCTACCCCTCCTCCAACGGGGTCGACAAGACGATTGTTACGAAACCGTCGGACGCGTCGATTTGGTCGATCATCTACGACCACGTGAGCAATCCACGGGTGATCGTCGGGCAAGCAGTCACCCCTGGTACCGTCCTGGGAACCGTGGGAGTACTGACATTCAACAACCGCGGGCGTACGGAGCTTCAGATCAACCGCGATCAAACGCCAAAGTTCGCCTACTGCCCGCAGACATTCGGCACGACCGCATTCAACTCGGCCTACACGACCGCCGCTCAGCGTATCAACGGCAACGGGACCGTGTGCACCGCTTCGACGGTTACGCCATAG
- a CDS encoding sensor domain-containing diguanylate cyclase, whose translation MWLLVAFVSGAVVSLGGAWWKRRSEHERPALSDRVFGAVRSAGATVDVAANPPSDALVPSRDVLLTSHLRLVRDALLADTVMLWRRASASAPFVCVTTANGVRCDPATWGTVQQRELARWCADEGIVSFDAEAESPRFVVAPVRWPVSETPTPPEAPALLLVASLSSERVWKREALKAMVQGHAAHAGVLWALWEHDTAMTAQNRELRALVRTALEVQASSDPAELERNLVERAVEATGADFAVLVQWDRTQHTGTVRRVTAQHPLPAPAVGEMVTVDSIIARACIDGTPQLWDNAQSVARANRVYGGPREISAGASLAVIPMRRGAHSLGAVVLGSNARDAMPLRDLRTAGLFAQLAASGLEAAWELEEVSRESQTDALTGLWNRRRFNDDLVRVLNETDRFGGQCALVLVDVDHFKAVNDNYGHECGDAVLKLVSQALLEHLRSTDMCARIGGEEIGIVLPQTGRDGALELAERLRAAVAAGVLPWRGGAVRVTASFGVALYDAGSGEAWRKRHFALADAALYAAKRDGRNRVECASG comes from the coding sequence ATGTGGCTGCTCGTCGCCTTCGTGAGTGGTGCCGTGGTCTCGTTGGGCGGCGCGTGGTGGAAACGGCGCAGCGAGCACGAGCGCCCCGCGCTTTCTGATCGTGTGTTCGGGGCGGTTCGGAGCGCTGGCGCGACCGTGGACGTCGCCGCCAATCCGCCATCTGACGCGCTCGTGCCGTCGAGAGATGTGTTGCTCACGAGCCATCTCCGTTTGGTGCGCGATGCGTTGCTCGCCGATACCGTGATGCTGTGGCGGCGTGCGTCGGCGAGCGCGCCCTTTGTCTGCGTGACGACGGCGAACGGCGTGCGGTGCGACCCCGCGACATGGGGCACGGTGCAACAGCGTGAGTTGGCGCGCTGGTGCGCGGACGAAGGGATTGTGTCGTTCGATGCGGAAGCCGAGTCGCCGCGTTTCGTGGTGGCGCCGGTGCGCTGGCCGGTGAGCGAAACGCCGACGCCCCCTGAGGCGCCGGCGTTGTTGCTGGTGGCGTCGCTGTCGAGTGAGCGCGTGTGGAAGCGCGAGGCACTCAAGGCGATGGTGCAGGGACACGCCGCGCATGCCGGTGTGCTCTGGGCATTATGGGAGCACGATACGGCGATGACGGCGCAGAATCGTGAACTACGCGCGCTGGTGCGCACGGCGCTTGAAGTGCAGGCTTCGAGCGACCCCGCCGAGCTTGAGCGCAATCTGGTGGAGCGAGCGGTGGAGGCGACCGGCGCGGATTTCGCTGTGCTCGTGCAGTGGGATCGAACGCAGCATACGGGGACCGTGCGGCGTGTGACCGCGCAGCATCCGCTTCCTGCTCCGGCGGTGGGTGAGATGGTGACGGTGGATTCGATCATTGCGCGAGCGTGCATTGATGGCACGCCGCAGTTGTGGGATAACGCGCAGAGCGTGGCGCGCGCGAATCGCGTGTACGGCGGGCCTCGAGAGATTTCCGCCGGTGCGTCACTCGCGGTGATCCCGATGCGTCGTGGGGCGCACAGTCTGGGCGCGGTGGTGCTGGGGAGCAATGCCCGCGACGCGATGCCGCTGCGCGATTTGCGCACGGCGGGGCTCTTTGCGCAACTCGCGGCGTCAGGGCTTGAGGCGGCGTGGGAGCTGGAGGAGGTGAGCCGGGAATCGCAGACCGATGCGCTCACGGGGCTGTGGAACCGGCGGCGATTCAACGATGACCTTGTGCGCGTGCTGAATGAAACCGATCGGTTTGGCGGTCAGTGCGCGCTGGTGCTCGTGGACGTGGATCACTTCAAAGCCGTGAATGACAACTACGGCCACGAGTGCGGCGATGCGGTGCTGAAGTTGGTGTCGCAGGCATTGCTTGAGCATCTGCGCAGCACCGATATGTGCGCGCGCATCGGCGGCGAGGAGATTGGCATTGTGCTGCCGCAGACGGGGCGTGACGGGGCCTTGGAACTCGCGGAGCGGCTCCGTGCGGCGGTGGCGGCCGGTGTGCTCCCGTGGCGAGGCGGGGCGGTGCGGGTGACGGCAAGTTTTGGGGTGGCGCTCTACGACGCGGGGAGCGGCGAAGCGTGGCGAAAACGCCACTTTGCACTCGCGGACGCGGCGTTGTACGCGGCCAAGCGAGACGGCCGTAACCGTGTGGAGTGTGCGTCCGGTTGA
- the larB gene encoding nickel pincer cofactor biosynthesis protein LarB: MRRDRVRALLDAVASGHTPVDDALVQLDQAPLEALPFAQIDHHRALRNGFPEVVFGEGKTVEQATAICERIAAHGDGFLVTRASPELREALVARFAGAESNALGRTVLLRGAARVARADARTVLVITAGTGDLPVAEEAAVTLDALGCSVARLVDVGVAGIHRLLSQQGALAEAGVVIVVAGMDGALPSVVGGLVRVPVIAVPTSIGYGASFHGLAALLTMLNSCAAGVTVCNIDNGFGAAMAAARILGD; encoded by the coding sequence GTGAGGCGTGACCGCGTGCGCGCGCTGCTCGATGCCGTGGCGAGCGGGCACACGCCAGTGGACGATGCGCTCGTGCAACTCGACCAGGCTCCGCTCGAGGCGTTGCCCTTTGCGCAGATCGACCATCATCGGGCGTTGCGCAATGGTTTTCCCGAAGTCGTGTTTGGCGAAGGCAAAACCGTGGAACAGGCCACGGCGATCTGCGAGCGGATTGCGGCGCACGGCGACGGGTTTTTGGTAACCCGCGCCTCGCCGGAGTTGCGCGAGGCCTTGGTGGCACGGTTCGCTGGCGCCGAGTCGAATGCGCTCGGGCGCACGGTATTGTTGCGCGGCGCGGCGCGTGTTGCGCGCGCTGACGCACGCACCGTTCTGGTGATTACCGCAGGTACGGGCGATCTCCCCGTCGCTGAGGAAGCGGCTGTCACGCTCGATGCGCTCGGCTGCTCCGTGGCACGGCTGGTGGATGTGGGGGTGGCGGGGATTCACCGGCTCCTCTCGCAGCAGGGCGCGCTCGCCGAGGCCGGTGTGGTGATTGTGGTCGCGGGGATGGATGGCGCGCTTCCGTCGGTGGTGGGCGGCCTCGTGCGGGTGCCGGTGATTGCTGTGCCGACGAGCATTGGCTACGGCGCGAGTTTTCACGGACTGGCCGCGCTGCTCACCATGCTCAATAGCTGTGCGGCCGGCGTGACGGTGTGCAACATCGACAATGGCTTTGGTGCCGCGATGGCCGCGGCCCGGATACTCGGCGACTAG
- the dusB gene encoding tRNA dihydrouridine synthase DusB — protein sequence MPTFPYPVAHAVPLFLAPMAGVSESPFRRLCRRYGADVVVTEFLSAEGIRRENEATISKLRFGADERPIGVQIFGGEPGPMGEAAALVTDVFQPEFIDINFGCPVKKVVRRNGGSGCLKDLGLVQEVIRAVVKNTHLPVTCKIRSGWSEEMRDPVKIGLHCQEAGVKAIAIHPRTRTQMYTGSARWEEISLLVQALEIPVIGNGDIKTAEDAFRMHKETGCAGVMIGRGSFGQPWIFTQARALLNGEAPRATPGVEERFALALDHARMVQSYEVDPEGAAIEFRKHLGWYVKGLHNSADLRRKLHLVNSFGEVEGIFADYLAEHAANQSLEAASP from the coding sequence ATGCCCACTTTTCCGTACCCGGTCGCGCACGCTGTGCCGCTCTTTCTGGCCCCGATGGCTGGGGTGTCGGAGTCGCCGTTCCGTCGGCTCTGCCGGCGCTATGGGGCGGATGTCGTCGTGACGGAGTTCTTGTCGGCTGAGGGAATCCGCCGCGAGAACGAAGCAACCATCTCCAAACTGCGTTTTGGTGCCGACGAACGGCCCATTGGCGTGCAGATCTTTGGGGGCGAGCCAGGGCCGATGGGCGAGGCCGCCGCGCTGGTCACTGACGTGTTTCAGCCCGAGTTCATTGATATCAACTTTGGCTGTCCCGTAAAGAAGGTGGTGCGGCGCAACGGTGGATCCGGCTGTCTCAAGGATCTGGGGCTCGTGCAGGAGGTCATTCGCGCGGTGGTGAAGAACACCCACCTCCCGGTGACGTGCAAGATCCGCAGTGGCTGGAGCGAGGAGATGCGCGATCCCGTGAAGATTGGCCTACACTGCCAAGAAGCCGGCGTGAAGGCGATTGCCATCCATCCACGCACGCGCACGCAGATGTACACAGGGAGCGCACGGTGGGAGGAAATCAGTCTCCTCGTGCAGGCGCTCGAGATTCCCGTCATCGGAAATGGCGACATCAAGACCGCCGAGGACGCGTTCCGGATGCATAAGGAGACGGGATGCGCCGGTGTGATGATTGGGCGCGGATCGTTTGGCCAGCCGTGGATCTTCACGCAGGCGCGTGCGCTGCTCAACGGCGAAGCGCCGCGCGCCACGCCTGGGGTGGAAGAGCGCTTTGCACTCGCGCTCGATCACGCGCGGATGGTGCAGAGCTATGAAGTGGACCCCGAAGGCGCTGCGATCGAGTTCCGCAAACACCTTGGCTGGTACGTGAAGGGGCTGCACAACTCGGCTGATCTCCGCCGCAAGCTGCACTTGGTGAACAGCTTTGGTGAAGTCGAGGGGATCTTCGCGGATTATCTCGCGGAGCATGCCGCGAATCAGTCGCTCGAGGCCGCGTCGCCGTGA
- a CDS encoding PTS sugar transporter subunit IIA, whose protein sequence is MELREFFSEDAVKLDLVGTTKDEVLKEMIALLGLDEKNEAMLFKMLKRRENLGSTGIGRGIAIPHCRSLVVNKLRVAFGRKKDGLDFKAIDEKPVNFFFLIVAPPLEVSNQYLPVLGKIAQFSKEPDVPERLLAITQPAEFMKLLEEKGV, encoded by the coding sequence ATGGAACTGCGCGAGTTTTTCTCCGAAGACGCCGTAAAGCTCGACCTCGTCGGCACCACCAAAGACGAAGTCCTCAAAGAAATGATCGCCCTGCTCGGCCTCGACGAAAAGAACGAGGCCATGCTGTTCAAGATGCTTAAGCGCCGCGAAAACCTCGGTAGCACCGGCATCGGCCGCGGTATCGCCATTCCGCATTGCCGCTCCCTCGTGGTGAACAAGCTCCGCGTGGCGTTCGGCCGCAAAAAAGACGGGCTCGACTTCAAGGCCATCGACGAAAAGCCGGTCAACTTTTTCTTCCTGATCGTCGCCCCGCCGCTGGAAGTGTCGAACCAGTACCTCCCGGTCCTCGGCAAGATCGCCCAGTTCTCCAAGGAGCCGGACGTTCCGGAACGCCTGCTCGCCATTACGCAG